A stretch of the Acyrthosiphon pisum isolate AL4f chromosome A2, pea_aphid_22Mar2018_4r6ur, whole genome shotgun sequence genome encodes the following:
- the LOC100576049 gene encoding zinc finger MYM-type protein 1-like gives MYSKDTNYSSWRIQNELIDICASSIKEIILNEISTTGFFAIMCDEARSYKEEQLSLCVRYAVGLNVFERFLDFIDVSSGQNATQIYSAIMHYFEEQTINMEIVHIIAQSYDGASVMSGHLNGVQSKVQKQYPAAIFTHCMARQLNLVVVDLCKSIKVINFKRK, from the exons atgtattctaAAGATACTAATTATAGTAGTTGGAGAATACAAAATGAACTTATTGATATTTGTGCCAGTTCCATAAAAGAAATCATACTTAATGAAATTTCAACCACTGGTTTCTTTGCTATTATGTGTGATGAAGCTAG GAGTTATAAAGAAGAACAGCTCTCATTATGTGTACGATATGCTGTAGGATTGAATGTTTTTGAAAGATTTTTGGATTTCATAGACGTTTCCAGTGGCCAAAATGCAACACAAATTTATTCAGCTATAATGCATTACTTTGAAGAACAAACTATAAACATGGAAATCGTTCATATAATTGCTCAATCTTATGATGGAGCTAGTGTCATGTCCGGTCATCTAAACGGAGTACAATCTAAAGTGCAAAAGCAATATCCAGCAGCCATATTTACACACTGTATGGCGCGTCAACTTAATTTAGTTGTTGTAGATTTATGTAAATCAATaaaggtaattaattttaaaagaaagtga